In the genome of Populus alba chromosome 11, ASM523922v2, whole genome shotgun sequence, one region contains:
- the LOC118031450 gene encoding calcium-binding protein PBP1 → MASRNGIVFEDFFPAMVEKLGAEGFMKELSNGFQLLVDEDKGLITFESLKRNSALLGLQDMSDDEVKCMVREGDLDGDGALNEMEFCTLMFRLSPGLMMNSTKWLVEAIVSEM, encoded by the coding sequence ATGGCGTCGCGAAATGGGATTGTGTTCGAGGATTTCTTTCCCGCCATGGTGGAGAAGCTAGGCGCTGAAGGGTTCATGAAGGAGCTGTCCAATGGGTTTCAGCTGTTGGTTGATGAAGACAAGGGTTTGATCACATTTGAGAGTTTGAAGAGGAACTCAGCATTGCTTGGATTGCAGGATATGAGTGACGATGAAGTAAAGTGTATGGTAAGAGAAGGTGATTTGGATGGAGATGGTGCTTTGAATGAGATGGAATTTTGTACACTTATGTTCAGGCTGAGTCCTGGGTTGATGATGAATTCAACAAAATGGCTCGTAGAGGCTATTGTTAGTGAGATGTAG